From Magnetococcus sp. PR-3, the proteins below share one genomic window:
- a CDS encoding putative bifunctional diguanylate cyclase/phosphodiesterase, translating into MKKRSDKADKWDQARDQIIGLGERSVRKSHYPQLKRRLVELERFRTLLDHAPDMILLVQLDGFQVIDANASACERLGQEKGRCKEGGLSALLGEPVLQRLLDLETHQQSLETTIDLVEHAECPVEIRLNTVTLEGIHYGILVIRDIHIRKAHEATIVQQANFDTLTSLPNRVLMIDRMGQAIFRAQRGRARVGLICLDLDRFKQVNDFVGNATGDALLKQVAERLKGCIRNEDTLARVGGDKFVAILQQLHEPAQALMIAEKMLDVLQSPLDYKEHELIITASIGLTLYPDDGQDPDTLFGHGDRAMYQAKEDGRNCLRFYTPELDQAARTRIEIESHLRQAKVQGELSLVYQPLVDLQQQKIIGAETLLRWTSPRLGDMAPDHFIPIAEDSGAIQEIGTMVLQSACAQGAVWAQQMGHFRLSVNVSARQFKAPDFVALIAGLMSHFPPGLELDLELTEHLLIEDDQQVANTLQQLKNLGVHLSIDDFGTGYSSLSYLKQFPIDILKIDRAFVRDVDRDENSASLTRAILSMAQSLNLGIIAEGIEREQHLHFLLEHACPWGQGYLFSEPLQPARFEALLKQGLSPLITNFQ; encoded by the coding sequence ATGAAGAAGCGCTCTGATAAGGCTGATAAATGGGATCAGGCACGAGATCAGATAATCGGCCTTGGGGAGCGTTCGGTTCGTAAAAGCCACTATCCTCAACTTAAACGTCGGCTGGTGGAGCTGGAGCGCTTTCGTACGCTGCTCGACCATGCGCCGGATATGATCTTGCTGGTTCAGCTCGATGGCTTTCAGGTCATTGATGCCAATGCCTCCGCGTGTGAACGCTTGGGGCAGGAAAAAGGGCGGTGTAAAGAGGGAGGGCTTTCGGCCCTGTTAGGGGAGCCTGTTTTACAACGGTTATTGGATTTGGAGACCCATCAACAGAGCTTAGAAACCACCATTGACCTGGTAGAACATGCAGAGTGCCCCGTAGAGATACGATTAAATACGGTGACGTTAGAGGGGATCCATTACGGTATTTTAGTGATCCGTGACATTCATATCCGTAAGGCCCATGAGGCCACCATTGTCCAGCAAGCCAACTTTGATACCCTCACCAGTTTGCCAAACCGGGTCTTAATGATTGACCGTATGGGGCAGGCTATTTTTCGTGCCCAGCGGGGGCGGGCTCGTGTGGGTTTGATCTGTTTGGACCTAGACCGTTTTAAGCAGGTTAATGATTTTGTGGGTAACGCGACGGGTGATGCGTTACTCAAACAAGTCGCGGAAAGGTTAAAAGGGTGTATTCGTAATGAAGATACCCTGGCACGGGTTGGGGGGGATAAGTTTGTTGCGATACTCCAGCAGCTGCATGAACCTGCTCAGGCCTTGATGATTGCAGAAAAAATGTTGGATGTCCTACAGTCACCACTGGATTATAAAGAGCATGAACTGATCATTACAGCCAGTATCGGTTTAACCCTCTATCCAGATGATGGGCAAGATCCAGACACCCTGTTTGGGCATGGTGATCGGGCCATGTATCAAGCCAAAGAGGATGGTCGAAATTGTTTGCGTTTTTACACGCCGGAGCTGGATCAAGCGGCCCGAACCCGTATTGAAATTGAATCCCACCTGCGCCAAGCCAAGGTGCAAGGGGAGTTAAGTTTGGTCTATCAACCCTTGGTTGACCTTCAGCAGCAGAAAATTATTGGTGCAGAAACCCTGTTGCGTTGGACCAGTCCCCGGCTGGGGGATATGGCACCGGATCATTTTATTCCTATTGCCGAAGATTCTGGGGCTATTCAAGAGATCGGTACCATGGTGTTGCAGTCTGCCTGTGCCCAAGGGGCGGTTTGGGCTCAGCAGATGGGGCATTTTCGGCTTTCGGTCAATGTCTCTGCACGGCAGTTTAAGGCACCTGACTTTGTAGCGTTGATCGCTGGCTTAATGTCACACTTTCCTCCTGGACTTGAGCTTGATCTGGAGCTGACCGAACACCTGCTTATTGAAGATGATCAGCAGGTGGCTAATACCCTGCAACAGCTTAAAAATCTAGGTGTACATCTCTCTATTGATGACTTTGGAACCGGCTATTCATCCCTCAGTTATCTCAAACAGTTTCCTATTGATATTCTTAAAATCGATCGTGCTTTTGTGCGGGATGTGGATCGGGATGAGAACAGTGCCTCCCTGACCCGTGCCATCCTCTCTATGGCACAAAGCTTAAATTTGGGCATTATTGCTGAGGGTATTGAACGGGAACAGCATCTGCATTTTTTATTGGAGCATGCTTGTCCCTGGGGGCAAGGGTATCTGTTTAGTGAGCCTTTGCAGCCAGCTCGTTTTGAGGCCCTTTTAAAGCAGGGGCTTTCACCTTTGATAACCAATTTTCAGTAA
- the ercA gene encoding alcohol dehydrogenase-like regulatory protein ErcA translates to MENICTLRKFVVPETVFGVGARKMVSQYVRNYAGNRVLIVTDHGVMAAGWVGEVEQLLTESKIESVVYAQVTPNPRDEEVEQGAKLFKEEKCDVIVAVGGGSPMDCAKGIAVVAANGEPIGHYEGIDQIEHAGPPLICIPTTAGTAADLSQFAIITALSERRKFAIISKITVPDVALIDPETNLSMDPMLTACTGVDALVHAVEAFVSSASSALTDTHALTAMELVSHNLPQVLSNPGDIEARAHVALGCMHAGMAFSNASLGAVHAMAHALGGMLDLPHGECNAILLRHVVSFNSRAVPERFDIVGDRMGLDLRGLNSDDKLKRLLGHIDSFTHGVGIKDSLGIKGVRSSDLPGLAYNAMMDPCMITNPRRPNQRDIEVVYEEAL, encoded by the coding sequence ATGGAGAATATCTGCACACTAAGGAAGTTTGTGGTGCCGGAAACCGTTTTTGGGGTCGGGGCTCGCAAGATGGTAAGCCAGTATGTGCGCAACTATGCAGGCAACCGTGTATTGATCGTGACTGATCACGGTGTTATGGCTGCTGGTTGGGTCGGGGAGGTTGAGCAGTTACTGACAGAGTCGAAGATTGAATCTGTTGTATATGCCCAGGTAACGCCTAACCCCCGTGATGAAGAGGTTGAACAGGGCGCTAAGCTTTTTAAAGAAGAGAAGTGTGATGTTATTGTGGCCGTTGGTGGGGGCAGTCCTATGGATTGTGCCAAAGGCATTGCAGTGGTTGCCGCCAACGGTGAGCCCATTGGGCACTATGAGGGGATCGACCAGATTGAACATGCCGGTCCACCTTTGATCTGTATACCCACCACCGCAGGTACGGCCGCTGACCTTTCTCAATTTGCTATTATTACAGCCCTGAGCGAGCGGCGAAAATTTGCGATTATTTCTAAGATTACTGTGCCGGATGTCGCCTTAATTGATCCTGAGACCAACCTAAGCATGGACCCTATGCTAACGGCTTGTACTGGGGTGGATGCGCTGGTTCATGCGGTTGAAGCTTTTGTCTCATCGGCCAGCTCCGCTTTAACGGACACCCATGCACTGACGGCCATGGAGTTGGTCAGTCATAATCTGCCTCAGGTTTTATCCAACCCAGGGGATATTGAGGCACGGGCACATGTCGCCTTAGGCTGTATGCATGCGGGAATGGCGTTTTCTAATGCCAGTTTAGGTGCTGTACATGCCATGGCACATGCTTTGGGGGGAATGCTAGACCTACCTCATGGTGAATGTAATGCGATTCTGTTAAGACATGTGGTGAGTTTTAACAGCCGCGCTGTGCCTGAGCGGTTTGATATCGTCGGTGACCGAATGGGGTTGGATCTACGTGGTTTAAATTCCGATGACAAATTAAAACGGTTATTGGGTCATATTGATAGTTTTACCCATGGTGTGGGTATAAAGGACAGCTTGGGCATTAAAGGGGTGCGCAGTAGTGATTTACCGGGCTTGGCTTACAACGCTATGATGGATCCCTGTATGATTACCAACCCCCGCCGCCCCAATCAGCGGGATATTGAGGTGGTGTATGAAGAAGCGCTCTGA
- a CDS encoding response regulator, producing the protein MQLPIMGNMVMSKKAKILVVDDERSTIDHIVTILNGEHALCVAKSGERALALAKTDPKPDLILLDIIMPEMDGYEVCRRLKSDPETKEIPVIFLTVKSTVEDEAFGLELGAVDYIAKPVSPPIITARLSIHLTAINEARMRLQKERAEAANHAKNAFLAMVSHEIRTPMNAIMGMNELMNLTPLTDKQKEYVASQNRAGQDLLTLLNDILDVCDMEQGEFTLSAGNFRLADVVAVVQAVVGERARSKGIEFDIETDPSVGNQLVGDRHRLTQILVNLCGNGVKFTHEGAVHLRIENHAQGLSFTIKDTGIGIGDADKERIFEAFSQSDISLTRQYGGMGLGLHITRQLVELMQGTITVESQQGHGSTFCVVAPFGHWQEDPEAPKSDHVREPKEPTNTPGLSILVAEDAEDNALLLKHYFKESTHQLTFARDGQEALSCYRQGAYDLILMDVQMPVMDGYAATRQIRTWEREAGVDTIPIIALTAHAMADAVADAKAAGCTLFLSKPIRKQRLLEVIEALSNPKTLLTP; encoded by the coding sequence ATGCAGTTGCCTATTATGGGGAATATGGTGATGTCCAAAAAAGCCAAGATTTTGGTCGTGGATGATGAGCGTTCAACCATTGATCACATCGTGACGATCCTTAATGGAGAGCATGCGCTCTGTGTGGCCAAAAGTGGTGAGCGTGCCCTTGCCCTGGCTAAGACGGATCCCAAACCGGATTTGATCTTACTGGATATTATTATGCCAGAAATGGATGGCTATGAAGTCTGTCGCCGTCTTAAATCCGACCCAGAGACCAAAGAGATTCCCGTTATCTTTTTAACCGTTAAAAGTACGGTGGAAGATGAGGCTTTTGGGTTGGAATTGGGGGCTGTGGATTATATTGCCAAACCGGTAAGCCCGCCCATTATTACCGCACGTTTGAGCATTCATCTAACGGCTATTAATGAAGCCCGGATGCGTCTACAAAAAGAGCGCGCTGAGGCGGCCAATCATGCCAAGAATGCCTTTTTGGCCATGGTGAGTCATGAAATTCGTACACCGATGAATGCCATCATGGGTATGAACGAGCTCATGAACCTTACCCCGTTGACGGACAAACAAAAAGAGTATGTCGCCTCTCAAAATCGGGCTGGTCAGGATCTGTTAACCCTGCTTAATGACATCTTGGATGTCTGTGATATGGAGCAGGGGGAGTTTACTCTCTCAGCGGGTAATTTTCGTTTGGCTGATGTGGTGGCCGTTGTTCAAGCTGTGGTGGGTGAACGTGCTCGCTCCAAAGGGATTGAGTTTGACATAGAGACAGACCCATCGGTGGGTAATCAGTTGGTTGGTGACCGTCACCGTTTAACACAAATATTGGTTAACCTCTGTGGTAATGGGGTTAAATTTACCCATGAAGGTGCGGTGCATTTACGGATTGAAAACCATGCCCAGGGCCTATCCTTTACGATTAAGGATACCGGTATTGGTATAGGGGACGCAGATAAAGAGCGTATTTTTGAAGCGTTTAGCCAGTCTGATATCTCTTTAACCCGTCAGTATGGTGGTATGGGGCTAGGGCTGCATATTACCCGTCAGCTGGTGGAGCTTATGCAAGGCACGATTACGGTTGAAAGCCAGCAGGGTCATGGTAGTACCTTTTGTGTGGTAGCCCCTTTTGGCCATTGGCAAGAGGATCCTGAGGCACCGAAGAGCGATCATGTGCGTGAGCCAAAAGAGCCCACCAATACCCCTGGGCTCTCGATACTGGTGGCTGAGGATGCTGAAGATAATGCACTGCTGTTAAAGCACTATTTTAAAGAGAGCACCCACCAGCTTACCTTTGCCCGTGATGGGCAAGAGGCTCTCTCTTGTTATCGTCAAGGGGCGTATGATCTGATTTTAATGGATGTGCAAATGCCGGTGATGGATGGCTACGCGGCTACCCGGCAAATCCGGACTTGGGAGCGTGAAGCTGGGGTGGATACCATCCCCATTATCGCATTAACGGCGCATGCGATGGCCGATGCGGTTGCGGATGCTAAAGCCGCTGGGTGCACGCTGTTTCTCTCCAAACCGATCCGTAAACAGCGTCTGCTTGAGGTCATTGAAGCTTTGAGTAACCCCAAAACCCTGCTGACACCCTAA
- a CDS encoding transporter substrate-binding domain-containing protein, producing the protein MFVRAILSLWVLVCVSSAMASPVTLSEEEQAWMAQHSVVRVGVDGGYAPYSFKDGEGFKGIALDILSIVSERTGLTFQAVPDLSWPEIVQGSKDHTIDVIATASHTVERESFLNFTPIYLPTPLVIMTRNDEVSITSAEDMVGKRIALVKAYSSSNKVLNAYPDILPFMVDTAADGLRAVSVGQADAYVGVVGVNDHVIRQIGLSNLKVAAAYEMKLNGQRFGVRKDWPLLVGILNKGLATITQAEQVAIFNRWLPIQNALTEKRAKESISPLKLTAQEQAWLKANPKIKIGIMEAWPPMDFTDEKGQPQGIGADTVKTLDAMLGGGVLHLHPGDWSTIYHGVKNKKLDAVMGITPTEARAPYFHFTSPYLSVPHAIFAHKESPYIAGLKSLQGKTVVVEKGFFVAGMLMKHFPSIHLMVRPNTREALYAVSKGEADAYVGNRAVAQYLLEQELITNVQEMALVSISRSINTIGVRKDWPTLQVILQKGLDQISVEQKRAMAARWVKGEVGNPNELVLTEEEKRWLQAHPTLRLGVQNNRAPYEYRDRAGFHRGIASDYIALLDRYLKAEMQTITLKDSSDLQRQRARLDLVAAMTPVEANTTQMLSTRTYLQFPLVMMMHRDAPLVKGIVDLKGRTVSVVQGVLDISMLAKQYPWVMWRAFGSSGEAMQALSRGEVAAHLDSIPAIHMAMERFSLENLHVVTPTDFKLDLAFGVREDWPELRHILDKIIQSIPEAEKHAIIQSWLRPRTETTMDWAYLWKVVGSILLVVGIVLALVMVWNRRLSREIEERKRVEEELSKLHRAVEQTPVSVVITDLDGRIEYVNPTFCKSSGYDASEVVGRTNRLIKSGHTSEEEYTQLWAQITAGGEWTGEFLNRTKNGELIWERVSISPVRSPDGVITHYLGIKEDISQMKRDQETLARAKESADRANRAKSSFLANMSHEIRTPMNAIVGMCHLAQRIAVEPQLRDYLGNIQVAADTLLGIINDILDISKIEAGKLNLEEIPFQLEEVINRMMRLQGLKAQEKRLELIVNLEPDVPGTLMGDPLRLNQVLTNLVNNAIKFTEQGEVVLTVELAAKRGDDITLAFEVRDTGIGMDHAQMESLFAPFQQADDSITRRYGGTGLGLSICRNLVQMMGGELTVESVEGQGCRFHFSLDSHICHTDITHTPERQPMPLGLRVLVVDDNAESRRVLHSMLASFGYDVDLAESGISGVQMAHDALAQNKPYDLVLMDWQMPQMDGIEAGQKILDLQQPDTQAMPVMIMVTAYGNEEARDAARGCGFKGYLEKPITPSTLYDTILTGLFMPNSADAPMVEEASWQRAAPDLSGHRVLVVEDNAINQALAQEMLALAQLQVITANHGQHALEVLAQEQVDLIFMDIQMPVMDGFSATRAIRENPNWSKIPIIAMTAHALEEDRQKCLDGGMNDHLGKPIDPELLYAKAAHWLGYLGGVVPSLPPGHTSRRSALSGKRVLMAVSDVAVMEPIEDLLQQSGVQVEQAYATRYDLNSWQPDLVMVDRAGYESPQVRHIFSLYPHCFTILVEHEDSAGASRPSWANDWVIAPVESITLMATLQYGIQGATDATEQEGIALPAGDEHICIQWALAQGAGNRALLNRLMGAFVADHGKDVEQLGLLVAKKQWVQMARLSHALAGVAGGIGAMKLHALAKRLELHGEKKRDVAATRVFNLLIEEMEAVMNRLQPLSEVKPPLQASAQTEILDDAALQVQLRALQQLIHAGDPDAVEVIASLKTVVAQGEMKNRLDQLDNLLQDYEFEAASEQLDAWLV; encoded by the coding sequence ATGTTTGTTCGTGCCATTTTAAGTTTATGGGTGCTTGTTTGTGTCTCCTCCGCCATGGCCTCCCCCGTGACATTAAGTGAGGAAGAACAGGCTTGGATGGCCCAACACTCCGTTGTACGTGTTGGTGTCGATGGTGGTTATGCCCCATACAGCTTTAAAGATGGTGAGGGTTTTAAGGGGATTGCCTTAGATATTTTATCCATCGTCTCAGAGCGCACGGGGCTTACCTTTCAAGCTGTACCTGATTTAAGCTGGCCAGAGATTGTACAAGGATCCAAAGACCACACCATTGATGTAATCGCAACGGCATCCCACACCGTTGAACGTGAGAGTTTTCTGAATTTTACCCCTATTTATCTACCCACACCGTTGGTCATTATGACCCGTAATGATGAGGTTTCCATTACCTCTGCGGAAGATATGGTGGGTAAGCGCATTGCTTTGGTCAAAGCATATTCTAGTTCTAATAAAGTGCTCAATGCTTACCCCGATATTCTACCCTTTATGGTCGATACTGCGGCCGATGGTTTGCGGGCGGTCTCTGTTGGTCAGGCCGATGCCTATGTGGGGGTGGTCGGGGTAAACGACCATGTGATCCGTCAAATCGGTTTAAGTAATCTAAAGGTGGCCGCGGCTTATGAGATGAAGCTCAATGGCCAGCGCTTTGGGGTTCGTAAAGATTGGCCCTTATTGGTGGGGATTCTTAATAAAGGTTTGGCCACCATCACCCAGGCCGAACAGGTGGCCATTTTTAACCGTTGGCTACCGATCCAAAACGCACTGACAGAAAAACGAGCCAAAGAGTCGATCTCCCCGCTTAAACTCACGGCGCAAGAGCAGGCGTGGTTGAAAGCGAACCCCAAGATCAAAATTGGTATTATGGAGGCATGGCCTCCTATGGACTTTACCGATGAGAAGGGGCAACCCCAAGGGATTGGGGCAGATACGGTTAAAACCTTGGATGCCATGTTGGGGGGGGGCGTCTTACATCTGCACCCTGGGGATTGGTCAACCATCTATCATGGTGTGAAAAACAAAAAGCTTGATGCTGTTATGGGGATTACCCCCACAGAGGCTAGAGCCCCTTATTTTCATTTTACCTCACCCTATCTCAGTGTCCCTCACGCCATTTTTGCCCATAAAGAGAGCCCCTATATAGCGGGTCTTAAAAGTTTACAGGGCAAGACTGTGGTTGTGGAAAAAGGCTTCTTTGTGGCGGGGATGTTGATGAAACACTTTCCCTCCATACACCTTATGGTGCGCCCTAATACCCGAGAAGCGCTTTATGCCGTCTCTAAAGGGGAGGCCGATGCCTATGTGGGTAACCGGGCTGTGGCGCAATATCTTTTAGAGCAGGAGTTGATTACCAATGTGCAAGAGATGGCGCTGGTTTCCATTAGCCGGTCCATTAATACCATTGGGGTCCGTAAGGATTGGCCAACCCTGCAAGTGATCTTGCAAAAAGGGTTGGATCAAATCTCGGTTGAACAAAAACGGGCTATGGCGGCACGCTGGGTTAAAGGGGAGGTGGGTAACCCCAATGAACTGGTTCTGACGGAAGAAGAAAAACGGTGGCTGCAAGCGCATCCTACCCTCCGCTTAGGTGTGCAAAATAACCGTGCACCCTATGAATATCGGGATCGGGCAGGCTTTCATCGTGGTATTGCATCGGACTACATCGCTCTGTTGGACCGCTATCTTAAAGCAGAGATGCAAACCATTACGTTAAAAGATTCCTCTGATCTTCAGCGACAAAGGGCGCGTTTGGATCTGGTCGCGGCCATGACGCCGGTGGAGGCGAACACCACCCAAATGTTGAGTACCCGCACGTATCTGCAGTTTCCTCTGGTGATGATGATGCATAGAGATGCGCCTTTAGTGAAAGGGATTGTCGATCTAAAGGGGCGTACCGTATCCGTTGTGCAAGGGGTGTTGGATATCTCCATGCTGGCCAAACAGTATCCTTGGGTTATGTGGCGAGCCTTTGGGTCAAGTGGAGAGGCCATGCAGGCACTGTCCAGAGGCGAGGTCGCTGCTCATCTGGACAGTATTCCAGCCATTCATATGGCTATGGAGCGTTTCTCGTTGGAGAACCTGCATGTTGTGACCCCTACAGATTTTAAGTTGGATCTGGCCTTTGGGGTACGTGAGGATTGGCCTGAGTTACGTCATATTTTGGATAAAATTATTCAATCCATTCCTGAGGCGGAGAAGCACGCCATCATTCAAAGCTGGCTGCGGCCAAGAACTGAAACAACCATGGATTGGGCTTATCTGTGGAAGGTGGTGGGGAGCATTCTGCTGGTTGTTGGCATTGTGTTGGCGCTGGTGATGGTATGGAACCGCCGTTTAAGTCGAGAGATTGAGGAGCGTAAGCGTGTTGAAGAGGAGCTCTCTAAACTTCATCGTGCCGTAGAGCAGACTCCGGTCTCTGTGGTCATTACGGATTTGGATGGTCGCATTGAGTATGTAAACCCCACGTTTTGTAAAAGTAGTGGCTACGATGCCTCAGAAGTTGTGGGGCGAACCAACCGTTTAATCAAATCTGGTCATACAAGTGAGGAGGAGTATACCCAATTATGGGCTCAGATCACGGCGGGTGGTGAGTGGACTGGGGAGTTCCTGAACCGGACAAAAAATGGGGAGTTGATTTGGGAGCGTGTGTCGATATCACCGGTGCGATCCCCTGATGGGGTGATTACGCACTATCTTGGTATCAAGGAAGATATTAGCCAGATGAAGCGGGATCAGGAGACCTTGGCGAGAGCCAAAGAGAGTGCGGACCGGGCCAACCGGGCCAAAAGCAGCTTTTTGGCCAATATGAGCCATGAAATCCGTACGCCGATGAATGCCATTGTCGGTATGTGCCACTTGGCGCAGCGTATTGCGGTGGAGCCCCAGCTTCGGGACTATTTGGGCAATATCCAAGTTGCGGCTGATACCTTGCTGGGCATTATTAATGATATTTTAGATATCTCCAAAATTGAGGCAGGTAAGCTTAATTTAGAAGAGATCCCTTTTCAGTTAGAAGAGGTGATTAACCGTATGATGCGCCTGCAAGGGCTGAAAGCGCAGGAAAAACGGTTGGAGCTGATTGTTAACCTGGAGCCGGATGTACCAGGTACCCTTATGGGGGATCCTCTCAGGCTTAATCAGGTGCTGACCAACTTGGTCAATAATGCCATTAAATTCACCGAACAGGGCGAGGTGGTGCTCACGGTAGAACTGGCCGCCAAGCGTGGTGATGATATTACGCTGGCGTTTGAAGTGCGCGACACGGGCATAGGTATGGATCACGCTCAGATGGAGTCGCTTTTTGCACCTTTTCAGCAGGCGGATGATTCGATAACCCGGCGTTATGGCGGCACGGGGTTGGGCTTAAGCATTTGCCGTAACCTTGTACAGATGATGGGGGGGGAGCTGACGGTCGAGAGTGTGGAAGGGCAGGGGTGTCGTTTCCACTTCTCTTTGGATAGCCACATTTGCCATACAGACATTACCCATACCCCAGAGCGACAGCCTATGCCACTTGGGTTGAGGGTATTGGTGGTTGATGATAATGCGGAATCCCGCCGTGTTTTACACAGCATGTTGGCATCGTTTGGTTATGACGTAGATCTGGCAGAAAGTGGTATATCGGGTGTTCAGATGGCGCACGATGCACTGGCGCAGAACAAACCTTATGATTTGGTGCTGATGGATTGGCAAATGCCGCAGATGGATGGCATTGAAGCTGGGCAAAAAATTTTGGATCTACAGCAACCTGACACTCAGGCCATGCCTGTGATGATTATGGTCACAGCATATGGTAATGAAGAGGCGCGTGATGCGGCCCGTGGTTGTGGGTTTAAAGGATATTTGGAAAAACCCATTACCCCTTCGACCCTCTACGATACCATTTTAACCGGGTTGTTCATGCCGAACTCAGCGGATGCTCCTATGGTGGAAGAGGCTTCTTGGCAGCGTGCCGCACCTGATCTATCCGGTCACCGTGTGTTGGTGGTCGAGGACAACGCCATCAATCAAGCCCTAGCCCAAGAGATGCTGGCCTTGGCTCAGTTACAGGTGATTACGGCCAACCATGGTCAACATGCGTTAGAGGTGTTGGCGCAAGAGCAGGTGGATCTGATTTTTATGGATATTCAGATGCCTGTTATGGATGGCTTTAGTGCCACCCGAGCTATTCGTGAAAACCCTAATTGGTCAAAAATTCCCATTATTGCCATGACGGCCCATGCGTTAGAAGAGGACCGGCAAAAATGTTTGGATGGTGGTATGAACGACCATTTAGGCAAGCCCATTGATCCTGAGTTGCTTTATGCAAAGGCGGCACATTGGTTGGGTTATCTTGGCGGTGTTGTACCCTCTCTGCCTCCGGGCCATACCAGCCGCCGTAGTGCCCTTAGCGGTAAACGGGTGTTAATGGCGGTTTCAGACGTTGCGGTCATGGAGCCTATTGAGGATCTTCTACAGCAAAGTGGGGTTCAGGTTGAACAGGCATATGCAACCCGGTATGACTTAAACAGTTGGCAGCCTGATCTGGTTATGGTGGACCGAGCTGGTTATGAGAGCCCCCAGGTGCGGCATATTTTCAGTTTATATCCCCACTGTTTTACCATTCTTGTCGAACATGAAGATAGCGCCGGAGCATCGCGCCCAAGTTGGGCGAATGATTGGGTGATTGCACCTGTGGAGAGTATTACACTGATGGCAACCCTTCAGTATGGTATTCAAGGTGCAACCGATGCCACAGAGCAGGAGGGGATTGCGCTTCCCGCTGGTGATGAGCATATCTGCATTCAGTGGGCGTTGGCGCAAGGGGCGGGGAACCGTGCTTTACTTAACCGTTTAATGGGCGCTTTTGTGGCAGACCACGGTAAGGATGTTGAGCAGTTGGGCTTGCTGGTGGCCAAAAAACAGTGGGTGCAGATGGCCCGTCTATCCCATGCGCTGGCTGGGGTGGCGGGTGGTATTGGTGCCATGAAACTGCACGCCTTGGCCAAACGCTTGGAACTGCATGGTGAGAAAAAGCGTGATGTTGCAGCAACCCGTGTGTTTAACCTATTGATTGAAGAGATGGAGGCTGTTATGAACCGCCTTCAACCGTTAAGCGAGGTTAAACCCCCTCTGCAAGCCAGCGCACAAACAGAGATTTTAGATGATGCCGCTTTACAGGTACAGCTACGGGCGCTGCAACAGTTGATCCATGCCGGAGATCCTGATGCTGTAGAGGTCATTGCATCCTTAAAAACCGTGGTTGCACAGGGTGAAATGAAAAACAGACTGGATCAACTGGATAATCTATTGCAAGATTATGAGTTTGAAGCAGCATCCGAACAGTTGGATGCATGGCTGGTATAG